One genomic region from Halobacteriovorax vibrionivorans encodes:
- a CDS encoding S41 family peptidase encodes MKKIVLALALSALVTPTFAKEKDSQASRFEKLELFNKVIHIIETNYYRKVNIDKLIDGALKGMFQTLDPHSAFLDKEVFKKMQEDTSGEYGGLGIEVTQKDGVLVITTPIEDSPAEKAGLKPGDKIVEINNESTIGITLDEAVDRMKGDLGTVINLGILRAGERDIRYFDVKRQKIKTKPVKSYAVKDYVVIRLSQFQKDAARHVVRALKKHKKELGKKFKGVVLDLRSNPGGLLNEAVNLSSIFLNDGVVVSTEGRDPKNKEIRYVKKSGHKELDCPLAVLIDGKSASASEIVAGALQDHKRAIVVGTNSFGKGSVQTVSQITEDAGIKLTIAQYMTPKGRKIQALGIKPDVMVSQVEGEFVEENMYDDGGIREVDLRNHLTATVETEEEKKARLKREKIARKKRIERAREINKHIKNKDKDRKYSASEDYQVIQAIKFLNTVNKFKKM; translated from the coding sequence ATGAAGAAGATAGTTTTGGCCCTTGCTCTAAGTGCCTTAGTTACTCCTACCTTTGCCAAGGAAAAGGATTCACAAGCTTCACGTTTTGAAAAACTAGAGCTCTTTAATAAAGTTATCCATATTATTGAAACAAATTATTATCGAAAAGTTAATATCGATAAGCTCATTGATGGAGCACTTAAGGGTATGTTTCAAACACTTGATCCGCATTCCGCTTTCTTAGATAAAGAAGTATTTAAAAAGATGCAAGAAGATACAAGTGGTGAATACGGTGGTCTTGGAATTGAAGTAACACAAAAAGATGGTGTACTTGTTATTACGACACCAATTGAAGACTCACCTGCGGAAAAAGCTGGTCTTAAGCCAGGTGATAAGATTGTTGAGATCAATAATGAGTCGACAATAGGTATAACTCTTGATGAAGCCGTTGATCGCATGAAAGGTGATCTTGGAACTGTTATTAATTTAGGTATCCTTAGAGCTGGTGAAAGAGATATCCGTTACTTTGATGTTAAAAGACAAAAAATTAAAACGAAGCCTGTTAAGTCGTATGCTGTTAAAGACTATGTAGTCATTCGATTAAGCCAATTCCAAAAAGATGCTGCAAGACATGTTGTTCGTGCATTAAAAAAGCATAAGAAGGAATTAGGTAAGAAGTTTAAAGGTGTTGTTCTTGATCTTAGATCAAACCCTGGTGGACTTTTAAATGAAGCAGTAAATCTATCTTCGATTTTCTTAAATGATGGAGTCGTTGTTTCAACAGAAGGACGTGACCCTAAGAATAAAGAGATACGTTATGTGAAAAAGAGCGGACATAAAGAATTGGATTGTCCTCTGGCCGTTCTTATTGATGGAAAAAGTGCTTCAGCTTCTGAGATTGTAGCAGGTGCTCTTCAAGATCATAAACGTGCAATCGTCGTTGGAACAAATTCTTTTGGTAAAGGAAGTGTGCAAACTGTTTCTCAAATTACGGAAGATGCAGGAATTAAGCTTACTATTGCTCAATATATGACACCAAAGGGAAGAAAGATTCAGGCCCTTGGGATCAAACCAGATGTTATGGTTTCTCAGGTCGAAGGTGAGTTTGTTGAAGAGAATATGTATGACGATGGTGGAATTCGTGAAGTTGATTTAAGAAACCACCTAACTGCTACTGTTGAGACTGAAGAAGAGAAAAAAGCGCGACTTAAGCGTGAGAAAATTGCTCGTAAAAAGAGAATTGAAAGAGCACGTGAAATTAATAAACATATCAAGAATAAAGACAAAGATAGAAAGTATTCGGCCTCAGAGGACTATCAGGTTATTCAGGCAATTAAATTCTTAAATACTGTTAATAAATTCAAGAAGATGTAG
- a CDS encoding murein hydrolase activator EnvC family protein produces MAKSLVLLSFLIASSIALNSNAATNYNAVKKEVNSSREKINSYKKKIRSIEEKLQIKNEDYLQAMKSRQDLDYKIFEIEKNLNQSLYELEDDKTKVKKAIRHVALSYLENSTHEDLLKNQLLLKSLKKEKKEIQSKIEYCTKLKKKVFDLRTRLTETAKVERELYSVLRNLENEKNSTVKVFLTEKENHEKLKNEYGELKKSYLAKQRAKKERARRKAAKAKNASKSSAATLAANFAIPLKKYISAENGSKGITYTVKSGEGVYATKEGTIEYVGSLANVGNVIMVAHGGDVRSIYLGDFAASVKKGQKVKLGSTLAKTRFSIKKGNLSKVYFEVRKKNTAQNTAQLINDKIKL; encoded by the coding sequence ATGGCAAAAAGCTTAGTACTCCTTTCATTTTTAATTGCATCTTCAATTGCTTTAAACTCTAATGCAGCGACAAATTATAACGCTGTAAAGAAAGAGGTTAATAGTAGTCGAGAAAAGATTAATTCTTATAAAAAGAAGATTCGTTCAATTGAAGAAAAGCTACAAATAAAGAATGAAGATTACTTGCAAGCAATGAAGTCAAGACAGGATCTTGATTATAAAATATTTGAAATAGAAAAAAATCTTAATCAATCATTATATGAGTTAGAAGATGATAAGACGAAAGTTAAAAAAGCAATTCGTCATGTGGCCCTAAGTTATCTTGAAAATTCAACTCATGAAGATTTATTAAAAAATCAACTACTCTTAAAATCTTTAAAGAAAGAAAAGAAAGAGATTCAGTCGAAGATAGAATATTGTACAAAACTAAAAAAGAAAGTTTTTGATCTAAGAACACGCTTAACAGAGACTGCCAAGGTTGAAAGAGAGCTTTATTCAGTTCTTAGAAATCTTGAAAATGAAAAGAATTCAACAGTTAAGGTTTTTCTTACTGAAAAAGAAAATCATGAAAAACTTAAAAATGAATATGGTGAGTTAAAAAAGTCTTATCTTGCTAAACAAAGAGCAAAGAAAGAAAGAGCTCGTAGAAAAGCTGCAAAAGCGAAGAATGCGAGTAAGTCTTCTGCCGCAACTCTAGCAGCAAATTTTGCAATTCCTTTAAAGAAATATATCTCAGCTGAAAATGGATCAAAGGGGATTACTTATACAGTAAAAAGTGGCGAAGGTGTTTATGCTACTAAAGAGGGAACAATTGAGTATGTAGGTTCTCTTGCAAATGTTGGTAATGTCATTATGGTTGCTCATGGTGGAGATGTTAGAAGTATTTATCTTGGCGACTTTGCTGCGAGTGTGAAAAAAGGACAAAAGGTTAAACTTGGTTCCACGCTTGCTAAAACTCGTTTTTCTATCAAGAAAGGAAATCTTAGTAAGGTTTACTTTGAAGTTAGAAAGAAGAATACTGCACAAAATACAGCACAGTTAATTAACGATAAAATAAAATTATAA